The sequence below is a genomic window from Sorangiineae bacterium MSr12523.
CTCGGAATACGACACTTGGCGGGCCTCGCGTGCCGCCAAGCCCTAGGGAGGTTCAAGGTCAGCCACGCCTGTTTCCCGATGGGCTTCGTTGCTGCAAACGAGATGAAAAGCTTTCGCCTCATCATGCTCGGCGCGGCCGAGGCGTCCCTGTTGGTAGCGCGTCCCGGCCGAATGGAGCACTTCCAGTGTGGCCACGATGGCCTGACCAAGTCGCTCCCGCAGGCGCTTGCGCGATGTTTTGGGTCCTTCCTCCGGGGGCAGCTCCGTTGCGAGAAGGGCAGTTCCGCGTGTGGCCAGCGCAGAAGGTCCCGCATGAACGGTGACATTGTCCAAAGTAATGGGCTCGCCGCAGGCGTTGCATACCACGCGGGGGCCGGTGAAGTGCCCGCAGGGTTCGTGGCGAATGCGTACCGGTGGGCCAGCACGCTCGGAAAGCCAGGTATCGCCCCAGTGCATCATTCCCAAAAGAATGGGGAACAAGTCCTTCCCTTTTCGCGTGGGGCGATATTCATAACGCGGTGGGCGCTCCTGGTACGGGACGCGCTCCAGTATGCCCTTGTCGACCAAGGCTTCGAGCCGGGTGGTGAGCACGTTGGATGCGATACCGAGGTCAACACATATTTGATCGAACCTCCGCAATCCGAAGAAGACATCGCGAAGGATGAGCGGCGTCCACATTGGCTCGAAATGATCCAACGTGCGCGCGATCGAGCAGCGAAATTCGGCAAAGTCCAATTTCATGTCGTTTCTCGGAACGTCCATACCGGTTTCCGCCCCGACGAGGGTCGCGGCGGAAACCGGAGATTAGAACCACGCCGTGCCTAGCCGCCCATCACGCATCGATCGTGCGCCGCCCCGGCCTGACGGGGCCCGACGCCATGATGGCCTCGCGCAGCGTGCTTTGAAGATCTTCGCTCTCGTTGAGCGTTTCACGCGACCGCTCCCGACCATTGCCCAAGGCCGTCCCATCGTACGACAGGTGATTGCCGCTCTTGTCGACGAGTCCGCGCAGAAGCCCCAGATCGATCAGTTCGGACATGGTATCGACGCCGGAACCAAATCGAATTTCGAACTCGGCCTCCGTGAAAGGGGGTGCGACCTTGTTCTTAACCACTTTAACGCGAGTTTTGCCGCCCACGAGCTCGTCGCCAACCTTTACCTGGCCGATGCGACGCACATCGAGCCGCATCGAGGCGTAGAACTTCAGTGCGTTGCCGCCGGTGGTCGTTTCGGGAGAGCCAAAGGTAACACCGATTTTCTGACGCAATTGATTGATGAACATCAAAGTCGTCCCAGATCGGTGTGCGGCACCGGTCAACTTGCGGAGAGCCTGGCTCATGAGCCGGGCCTGCAGGCCCATATGAGCATCGCCCATATCGCCTTCGAGCTCGGCCTTCGGCGTGAGGGCGGCCACGGAGTCGACCACGATCAGATCGACGTGACCCGAGCGAACGAGCATCTCCGTAATCTCGAGGGCCTGCTCCCCAGTATCCGGTTGGGAAACGAGCAATCCCTCCGTCTCGACACCGATTCCGCGGGCATACGCGATGTCTAGCGCGTGCTCCGCGTCGATGAATGCGCAGACGCCCCCGGCTTGCTGCGCTTGCGCAATGGCGTGTAGGGCCAGCGTCGTTTTGCCACTGGCCTCCGGCCCGTAAATCTCGATGACGCGGCCACGCGGGTAGCCGCCAATGCCCGTCGCCAGGTCGAGCGCCAGCGATCCCGTGGAAATCGCCCCCACGGGCTCGGGCTCGTACTCGTCACCGAGCGCCATGATCGAGCCTTTGCCAAATTGCTTTTCCACCGCGTGCAGTACGCTCTTCAACGACTTCATCTTGTCTGCAATGCAATCCATCATGTTCGTCTGCCTTTTGGGTCGCCCCATGGAGTTCACCGTCGCGTCCTGGGGCAGCGGCGCGCGACGAGCGTGCCTGCCCTACAGCGAGCGCCATGCCGGCCGCGATGCCGCTCATTTGCCGAGAAATCCTGCGCCCCAGGGGTGTCCGGGACAGCTCCCCCCCTGTCCCGGACAGCGTCGGGTTCATGGCTCGGCATGCCCACGGGCGAGCGCGCACCCTCGGAATGGTCGCGCGCCAACGACATCCATGATCGATCACCCACGTTATGACTCCATTGGACACGGATACGCCATTCGCCGGCGCGAAGATCCCCGGTATCGAGAGCGCATCCTAGCCGCCCTGGGGGATGCTCGAACCGTCGTGAACGTGGGCGCGGGGGCAGGTTCGTACGAGCCCCGGGATCGCTACGTCCTTGCCGTCGAACCGAGTGACGTCATGGCAGCACAACGCGCCAAGGAGCTGGCCCCGGCCATTCGAGCTTCCGCGGGCCGGCTGCCGTTTCGCGACGGTAGCCTGGACGCCGCCATGTCGATTTTGTCGCTGCACCACTGGGATGACGAGCGAGAAGCCGGCGTCCGGGAATTGCGAAGGGTCGCGACAGGTCCCGTCGTCATCGTGACCTTCGACCCGGAGGTGAGCCGTGCGATGTGGCTCGTGACCGATTACCTGCCGGAGCTGGCCGACATGGATCGCCGCATTTTTCCGAGCCTCGAGCAATTGTCGAAATGGCTCGGTGGAACCACGCATGTCGATGTCCTTCCCATTCCGCGGGATACCTCCGACTGGATGCTAGGTGCCCTCTGGGCACACCCGGAACGCGTTCTCGATGCGGCGGCCCGCAACGCGACTTCGGGTTTCGCCCGCATGCCGCCCGATGTCGTGGCTCGCGTCGTGACCGCGGTCGAACGCGATCTCGAGAACGGCACCTGGGATGCGCGCCACGGGCACTTGCGCAAGCTCGATGCGTACGATGCCGGCCTAAGACTCCTCGTGAACACCCCGGCATAGCCGCGTACGGGCGAACGCGAACGCACTCCCTTGAACGACGCCCCAATCTTGATTGAGCACAGGCCAACAAAAAAGCCGCAACTCGCTGCCAATATGGCCGACACCCTCCCCAGACGGCCCCCTGTGTAAGCGACGGTTCTCTCCCCCAACGCGAACACGCCGGTGCACTCTTTGGCTCAATTGGGAAATGCCCCTTTCTATTGAATGGTATCGACATTGCTAAAGGCCATGTCGCTCGGGGGGCTTTGAAAGAAATACCACCAATGAATATGATTCGACTTGCTTGTACCTCGCTCTCGTTCCTGCTCGCGGCCGCTTGCTCATCCAGTTCGCCGCATGATGTCTTAACCGACTCCGAGCTCGATTCGGCCCTCTGTGGAGCCGTCGACTGCTCGGGCCATGGCAAGTGCCATGCGTCGGTCATGGGAACGACCGAAGAAGGGAACGCCTCCGTTCGAGAGGCGAAATGCTCGTGCGACGAGGGGTACATCGCCGAGAGGGATGGTGAACTTGCCTGCATCGCCAAGACACCTCGCAACGAGGGCTATGGGTATCGGTTCGACCGCGAGCCGAACGCCGATACCGTCTCCCGTGAACTCGAGGCTTTGCGTGGGGACTGGTTTCGAAAGAGTCTCTTTTGGACCCGCGTCGACAAGCCGAATGAGGTGGGGACCAATGGCTTCCACTACGACCTTCCTCGTTCTGCAGGACCTGCCGTGTGGCACGCGCGCGATTTTTCCGCCGTTCAAAGAGGAGACGTTCACATCACACCGCCGGCAACCCAGGTCGTTCAAATAGGAACGGAGTTGACCGGCGCCCTCGCAGGCTTCCGCCCGATGCAATTCTCCAAGACGGAAACGCCCGACGACGGTCTTCCGACGATTCTCTACAAACGAAGCGAGGAGAGCGTCACGAGCGGGGGCGAGACACGGGTGCGCCCCACGCTCCTCGTCATCGAATGTTCCGACACGTTCACGTCGGGGCTCGCGAAGCCGCGCATCGAGAGTTGCGCTTCCTATGCATCACCCATCTCCGCGACGACGTACGTGCGCGACATGTTCGATCCTCTTTAGACGGAGCTGTCTCATCCGCCTTTCGCGCGGCGGATGCTCTCCTCGCGTTGTCTCTGCTTCTCTTCGAAGAGTTTCTTCAAATCCGCTCGGCTTCGAACGATCTGTGCGTCGAGCGTAAAAAGCCATCGTTCATTTGGATCGGGAGGTACGGCCTGCAGGGCGCCGGTGAGAAATTGATGATCGCCCACGGTCACCGTCGTCCTCGTCGCGAGTCGACGGGCGCTCGCAGCATCGCGCCCGTCGCTCTCGTGGATGGATAAGTCCAGATCGAGGTGGATTGCGTCCTGCGGATCGATGGTCGGGATGACGACGATCCTCGTTCCCGGGCGACCATCGATGGAGCCCGAAATGGTCACCGGGTATCCGTCGGTCGCCAACATGTGCGGTGTGCTGACGAGGGTCACGCGCGGGTCCTCGAGCAAACGGTTCAGCGTGTCTCCATCGTCCGGGCGCGGCATCGGCCCGGCGAAATCACGACTTACGCGGAAGATCGCCATCTCGACGAAGACCTGTCGTTTCTCGCCCTTCGCCGGCGTTTCCGGCGTATTCGTGGCGCTGCTGCAGGCGGGGATCAGGACGAGTGCCAAAAAGGCGCGGGCGATGTTCATGCCTCGGTGAAGAAAAACCATAGCCTCTTCCGAGGCACGGCGCGTGCCGTAATGCAAATGCCGCCAACAGCTGCGTTTCTTCGCAAAATCAGCAGTCCTTCGTCGCCGGCGCCATTGACACTTTGTCGCGACGAAGGACCGCGCACCGACCTCACGATTCGCCCGATTCGAAGCTCGCGCGAGCTAGCCGCCGACTTGATTGGCGGCGTCTCGAGCGCGGGACATGTATTGCTGGTACGCGCCGTTGTTGTACGTAGTCCACGGCGTCCAGTTGCTTCCACCCGACGAAATGTTGTACGCCGCGGTGGCGCAGCCCGCAGGATCGAACGCTTGGTCGTCGGATACTTCGGAGTGCCAATACGAATTGATCTGCCATACCCCACGATCGCGACTGCAATCGGTGTTGATGAGCACCGCGCGCGTCCAGCCCTGGCTTTCCGCAAGTGCGACGGCGATCGAAATCACGAGTCCGTCCCCATGGAGTCCGGCATTCCGCGCATATTGGGCAATTTGAACATCGGACAAGTGGGTGCCCGCGAGGGTACTCTGTTGCGTGCACTGCGCCGCACTCGGATCGGGCGCAACAGCGTTGGGGCCGCGCGTGCCCGCGGAAGCCGCGGGTGCGAAAGCCAACGACGTCGCGAGCAGGCAGAAGGCAGATGCGGTGACGCGAGACGCCGTAAGGCGAATGGTTTTATTCATGGTGGGTCACTCCTCTCGTCGCGCCCCACTGCAGTGCGTATGCCGTTCCCAATTACGCAATTAAACGAGAAATACACTCTTACAGACTGGTAATATGATCTTCAGGATCGCGTTTTGATGATCCGCATGATCATGCTCCAAGGTGTGTCGTCACGGCATCCAGAGATTCATGTCGGTCAGCATGACGCCACGCTGAGACGCCAACGGATTGTGCACTGCGGCGGGTGGACTTCGGGACGCTCCGACCCTATCGGTAGTTAGAGGCCGCGCTTCCTTAAAAACGCGGGCAATTTAGGCAATGTGGCGTCGCATTTTTCCCGATTGGCGTGGACTCCCGAGGGCGTTCTGGCTCGTTTGCGCAGGCACGTTCGTCAATAAATTCGGCACCTTCGTCCTGCCGTTTCTGTCGATCTACCTCACCCAGCGCAGGGAATTTTCTCCGCAAGAGGCGGGGATCGTGGCCTCGTTCTTCGGCATAGGCTCCTTGGTGGCCGGGCCGCTGGGCGGGGTGCTCGCCGATCGCATCGGGCGACGGCGGACGATCATTGCCAGCCTGGGCTTCAGCGCCATCGCGGTGATGCTGCTGCCTCTGGCTCGAACCCTTCCCCATTTCGCGACCGGCGCTTTCGTCCTGGGCATGACAGGCGACATGTATCGTCCTGCGGTCAGTGCGCTGGTGGCCGACGTGGTGTCGCCGGATGCGCGCCCCCGCGCCTATGCCTTTCTTTACTGGGCCGTGAACCTCGGCGTTGCGTGCGGGGTGCCGCTTGCGGGCGCGCTCGCCACGTTCAGCCCGCGATGGCTCTTCTTGGCGGACGGGGCTACCAGCCTCTTGTTCGTGGCCATCATTTGGGCCGGCGTGCGGGAAACCCGTCCCGCCGAACGCGCCGGTGAGGTCGAGGCGCGTGTTTCCAGCCCCACCATCCTGCGCGATACACTGTTTTTGGGCTTCGTCCTTCTGATCTTTCCGATGGCCTTCGTCTTCGACCAGCACCTGACGAACCTGCCCATCGACATGACCGACCACGGATTGAATGCGCGGCAATACGGGTTGCTCATTGCCATCAACCCCGCGCTGATCGTGGTGTTGCAGCCGACGATGGGGCAGGTTGCCCGAGGATTCAACCGGCTCGGGGTCTTGGCCTTCGGAGCTCTTTTGATTGCCATTGGCTTTGGCATCAATGCCTTTGCCTCCACCATTCCGATTTATGCCATCTCGGTCGTGATTTGGACCTTCGGCGAGATGTTCGCCCTGCCGGTTGCCACTGCCTTGGTCTCCGATTTGGCCCCGGGCCCCGCCCGCGGGAACTACCTCGGCATCTACCAAAGTGCGTGGGGCGCTGCGAACATGACCGCGCCGGCGTGTGGAGCTTTCCTGCTTCAGCGATATGGCGGAAGCATGCTCTGGTCCGCATGCTTTCTACTTTGTGCTGGCGCGGCGGGCGGCCTTTATGCACTGGCCTCGCCGATGAAGCGCCGATTGGGCCAAGACGAGTCCATTGGCCAATCGCTTCGTGCATCACCACCCGCC
It includes:
- a CDS encoding MFS transporter, with amino-acid sequence MWRRIFPDWRGLPRAFWLVCAGTFVNKFGTFVLPFLSIYLTQRREFSPQEAGIVASFFGIGSLVAGPLGGVLADRIGRRRTIIASLGFSAIAVMLLPLARTLPHFATGAFVLGMTGDMYRPAVSALVADVVSPDARPRAYAFLYWAVNLGVACGVPLAGALATFSPRWLFLADGATSLLFVAIIWAGVRETRPAERAGEVEARVSSPTILRDTLFLGFVLLIFPMAFVFDQHLTNLPIDMTDHGLNARQYGLLIAINPALIVVLQPTMGQVARGFNRLGVLAFGALLIAIGFGINAFASTIPIYAISVVIWTFGEMFALPVATALVSDLAPGPARGNYLGIYQSAWGAANMTAPACGAFLLQRYGGSMLWSACFLLCAGAAGGLYALASPMKRRLGQDESIGQSLRASPPAAEACAEAPASRV
- a CDS encoding class I SAM-dependent methyltransferase — protein: MIDHPRYDSIGHGYAIRRREDPRYRERILAALGDARTVVNVGAGAGSYEPRDRYVLAVEPSDVMAAQRAKELAPAIRASAGRLPFRDGSLDAAMSILSLHHWDDEREAGVRELRRVATGPVVIVTFDPEVSRAMWLVTDYLPELADMDRRIFPSLEQLSKWLGGTTHVDVLPIPRDTSDWMLGALWAHPERVLDAAARNATSGFARMPPDVVARVVTAVERDLENGTWDARHGHLRKLDAYDAGLRLLVNTPA
- the recA gene encoding recombinase RecA, whose amino-acid sequence is MDCIADKMKSLKSVLHAVEKQFGKGSIMALGDEYEPEPVGAISTGSLALDLATGIGGYPRGRVIEIYGPEASGKTTLALHAIAQAQQAGGVCAFIDAEHALDIAYARGIGVETEGLLVSQPDTGEQALEITEMLVRSGHVDLIVVDSVAALTPKAELEGDMGDAHMGLQARLMSQALRKLTGAAHRSGTTLMFINQLRQKIGVTFGSPETTTGGNALKFYASMRLDVRRIGQVKVGDELVGGKTRVKVVKNKVAPPFTEAEFEIRFGSGVDTMSELIDLGLLRGLVDKSGNHLSYDGTALGNGRERSRETLNESEDLQSTLREAIMASGPVRPGRRTIDA
- a CDS encoding helix-turn-helix transcriptional regulator, which codes for MKLDFAEFRCSIARTLDHFEPMWTPLILRDVFFGLRRFDQICVDLGIASNVLTTRLEALVDKGILERVPYQERPPRYEYRPTRKGKDLFPILLGMMHWGDTWLSERAGPPVRIRHEPCGHFTGPRVVCNACGEPITLDNVTVHAGPSALATRGTALLATELPPEEGPKTSRKRLRERLGQAIVATLEVLHSAGTRYQQGRLGRAEHDEAKAFHLVCSNEAHRETGVADLEPP